In Spirochaeta lutea, a single genomic region encodes these proteins:
- a CDS encoding TetR/AcrR family transcriptional regulator, which translates to MDVREKILRAAAQRFLGMGFSSQSLDELCRSLGISKKTLYQEFSSREQLNKAVVVWFFEQIESQIKPFLRESEDWSFTRRLRGYLEIIKRNVSGINLPALNLLKDRDPALWELIFSIRARIMNETLTTILKPARQRNQIRRDIPLDFQYSFIVSVLNSFVLPEPIILLGVNTDQFLTYTADIIVRGLTGDPDDED; encoded by the coding sequence ATGGATGTTAGGGAGAAGATACTGCGGGCTGCTGCCCAGCGCTTTCTCGGGATGGGATTTTCATCCCAAAGCCTGGATGAGCTGTGCAGATCATTGGGAATCAGCAAGAAAACCCTCTACCAGGAGTTTTCTTCTCGTGAGCAGCTCAATAAGGCTGTGGTGGTATGGTTTTTTGAACAAATCGAATCGCAGATCAAGCCCTTTCTTCGTGAGAGCGAGGATTGGAGCTTTACCCGGCGGCTTAGGGGATACCTGGAGATTATTAAGCGGAATGTATCGGGGATTAATCTGCCGGCTCTGAATCTACTGAAGGATCGGGACCCGGCGCTGTGGGAACTTATTTTTTCCATCCGGGCCCGAATTATGAATGAGACACTTACCACTATTCTGAAACCGGCTCGCCAGCGAAACCAGATCCGCCGTGACATTCCCCTGGATTTTCAATATTCATTTATCGTTTCGGTTCTGAATAGCTTTGTCTTACCTGAACCGATCATACTTCTTGGAGTAAACACGGACCAGTTTTTGACATACACCGCGGACATCATTGTCCGGGGATTAACGGGAGACCCAGATGATGAGGATTGA
- a CDS encoding efflux RND transporter periplasmic adaptor subunit, with the protein MKTSRGLAILLTVWFIWGCSVEQDNSGASTDSGFTLEDFSIDFSKVDQSEAQEVVPTIVVSPHYLQSTTLYPSVPAQGTLEPMREYALRAPFAGRIIQIHNSPGNVMAGEVLAQLDTRDLEKDMVSLQQELLLKEIDFFSKGGAPGTDGGQIMSDFFQASEDLISQGLEEGIGISILLERHISATAPWLQNREFIASLQTLESGLRSVFESLIKLREQIDEAAILAPQDGKFVPLDLYEGEYYSQGQILGRLYPTKIRVGDVQVSERGVLQIAKAQSADVSVGVPEIFRAVGTVVSVAPVKSTGTDTYGVTIELSGIPKQIPFGLPVQANIRVDEGTQVFIIPFSAVQEMDGRYYIWSIEDAVLEPREIATPEYSEQGYVLPSDEAEFTEGQGIAAEYRTTFRKGMRVRVEEKLPTQ; encoded by the coding sequence ATGAAAACTTCCAGAGGTTTGGCCATTCTCCTTACGGTATGGTTTATTTGGGGTTGCTCGGTCGAGCAAGATAATTCCGGAGCTTCAACGGACTCAGGGTTTACCCTGGAAGACTTCAGTATCGATTTTTCCAAGGTGGATCAGAGTGAGGCTCAGGAGGTAGTACCCACCATAGTGGTTTCTCCCCATTATTTACAAAGCACAACCTTGTATCCCAGCGTTCCGGCTCAAGGTACCTTAGAGCCAATGCGTGAGTACGCCCTCCGTGCCCCCTTTGCCGGACGAATCATCCAGATACACAATTCCCCTGGGAACGTCATGGCAGGTGAGGTACTTGCTCAACTGGATACTCGGGATCTGGAAAAGGATATGGTCAGTCTCCAGCAGGAGTTACTGCTGAAAGAAATCGACTTTTTTTCAAAGGGAGGGGCCCCAGGCACAGATGGCGGTCAGATTATGTCTGATTTTTTTCAGGCGAGCGAGGATCTCATTTCTCAGGGGCTGGAAGAAGGTATTGGGATATCGATCCTCTTAGAACGTCACATCTCGGCAACGGCTCCATGGCTCCAAAATCGGGAGTTCATTGCCTCATTGCAGACCCTTGAATCGGGACTGCGGAGTGTATTTGAGTCTCTGATCAAGCTCCGAGAACAGATTGATGAGGCAGCAATTTTAGCGCCCCAGGATGGTAAATTCGTTCCCCTAGATTTATATGAGGGAGAGTACTATTCCCAGGGTCAGATCCTCGGGCGGTTATATCCCACCAAAATCCGGGTGGGTGATGTCCAAGTTTCTGAACGGGGGGTACTCCAGATCGCCAAGGCTCAATCAGCCGATGTGAGTGTGGGAGTGCCGGAGATATTTCGTGCTGTAGGTACAGTGGTAAGCGTCGCCCCCGTGAAGAGTACGGGCACCGACACCTATGGGGTGACCATCGAGTTATCCGGCATCCCAAAGCAGATACCCTTCGGCTTGCCGGTACAGGCAAATATCCGGGTTGATGAGGGTACTCAGGTGTTCATCATCCCCTTCTCCGCGGTTCAAGAAATGGATGGCCGCTACTATATATGGTCCATCGAGGATGCTGTGTTAGAGCCCAGGGAAATAGCAACACCTGAATACAGTGAGCAGGGCTATGTTCTTCCCAGCGATGAGGCGGAGTTTACCGAGGGACAAGGGATTGCTGCAGAATACAGGACCACATTCCGTAAGGGCATGCGGGTGCGTGTAGAAGAGAAATTACCGACACAATGA
- a CDS encoding efflux RND transporter permease subunit encodes MMRIDRFTETMQRRGRVFLVITGLLVITALVGIGQVRIDSDFSVFMPPDSPNMKGIQRLEEAFGSADELILMVSLSSEAPLTTAEYLAADLERLPEVESALGPVPRGFSEEPAVMQGRIISLMETASGRPLTYPRADLESSQVWTLLRIVPNSETAITDFVRVLEGELADRELEYAISGELYLQAKIFDYIWQVLLILPPAAVILLLGVFRFRIGSFRATILSMIPAVLGGVLTLGLLSWLWGTISVMTVLAPIFIIVLGSADGLHITSHVMDLLGEGKTNRDAINRTLGAVGVPVILTTVTTMAGFLSLMVIDSAAVRQMAVAAATGMVIAGLATWIVLPILLLHQKPLKKRSPRRAGRGLSGVFPRLTGIPAVVLTLVILGIAVPGTLRLHSDFSMLDMYKPGTDLRRGIELISDVTGSTMPVSVLFELPGDNPLDQTAAAALLDLHERLESQNPPVPGLSLYRVLSGASQVFMGTEGYPQQAFAAEMLYSRLKDMNPGLEGQFIGTEGLGRGIFFLPNLDDATLARFIGVTTEVAEDHGLRMSTVGTAFAMKELNDKIIPQQLSSLALAAVLVGLLTILTQRSLKLGLVSVLPILVTLAALFGFLGWTGTALSVVTSIMTGLTLGVGIDYAIHYISMYRYLKKSGSNRPAGEALDYVATPVLANALGLAVGFSVMILSPFQIHVTLSQLMWLTMVLSAFLSLSLLPTLLGARKEPPADQPLG; translated from the coding sequence ATGATGAGGATTGACAGATTTACCGAAACTATGCAGCGCCGGGGACGGGTATTCTTGGTGATAACCGGGCTTCTGGTGATTACCGCCCTGGTCGGAATCGGCCAGGTTAGAATTGACAGCGATTTCTCGGTTTTTATGCCTCCGGATTCCCCCAATATGAAAGGCATCCAACGCTTGGAGGAGGCATTTGGAAGCGCGGATGAGCTTATTCTCATGGTTTCCCTATCCTCGGAGGCCCCGCTGACCACCGCGGAGTATCTGGCTGCGGATCTTGAGCGATTACCCGAGGTTGAATCTGCCCTGGGGCCGGTACCCCGGGGTTTCAGCGAGGAACCGGCGGTTATGCAAGGGCGCATTATTTCCCTGATGGAAACCGCCTCAGGCCGCCCCCTGACCTATCCCCGGGCCGACCTGGAATCCTCCCAGGTCTGGACCCTGCTCCGGATAGTGCCGAACTCGGAAACGGCAATAACTGACTTTGTTCGGGTTCTGGAGGGGGAACTGGCCGATCGGGAGCTGGAGTATGCCATCTCCGGGGAGTTGTACCTCCAGGCGAAGATTTTCGATTACATTTGGCAGGTTCTGCTCATTCTTCCCCCGGCTGCGGTCATCCTGTTACTTGGGGTGTTCCGGTTTCGGATAGGCAGTTTTCGGGCCACCATCCTGTCCATGATTCCCGCCGTCCTCGGCGGGGTCCTTACCCTCGGGCTGTTGAGCTGGTTGTGGGGGACGATTTCGGTAATGACGGTCCTCGCGCCGATATTTATTATCGTCCTAGGAAGCGCTGACGGTCTGCATATTACCAGCCATGTCATGGATCTCTTGGGTGAGGGTAAAACCAACCGTGATGCTATTAACCGCACCCTGGGGGCTGTAGGGGTTCCTGTTATTCTCACCACGGTCACGACAATGGCGGGGTTTTTGTCTCTCATGGTGATTGATTCCGCCGCGGTGCGTCAGATGGCGGTGGCTGCAGCGACCGGTATGGTCATAGCCGGGCTGGCAACCTGGATCGTGCTGCCGATCCTGCTCCTCCACCAGAAACCCCTGAAAAAACGGTCTCCCCGCCGGGCGGGAAGGGGCTTGTCGGGTGTGTTTCCCCGGCTTACGGGCATCCCTGCGGTGGTGTTGACCCTGGTCATTCTAGGGATCGCTGTGCCCGGCACCCTGCGGCTGCACTCGGATTTCTCCATGTTGGATATGTATAAACCGGGCACGGATCTGCGCCGGGGCATTGAACTGATTTCCGATGTTACCGGCAGTACCATGCCGGTCTCGGTGCTGTTTGAACTGCCCGGTGATAATCCCCTGGATCAAACCGCGGCCGCAGCTCTTCTGGATCTGCATGAGCGTTTGGAATCCCAGAATCCGCCGGTTCCCGGGCTCTCACTCTACCGGGTTTTATCCGGCGCATCCCAGGTCTTTATGGGGACCGAAGGCTATCCTCAGCAGGCCTTCGCCGCAGAAATGCTGTATAGCCGGCTCAAAGATATGAACCCCGGGTTGGAGGGTCAGTTTATCGGCACGGAGGGGCTGGGAAGGGGGATTTTCTTTCTACCCAACCTGGATGATGCAACCCTCGCCCGGTTCATAGGGGTTACGACCGAGGTTGCAGAAGACCACGGTCTCCGGATGAGCACCGTTGGTACGGCCTTCGCTATGAAGGAGTTAAACGATAAAATCATCCCCCAACAACTCTCATCCCTGGCTCTTGCCGCTGTCCTGGTCGGGCTCCTGACCATCCTAACCCAGCGGAGCCTTAAACTTGGCCTGGTGAGCGTCCTGCCCATCCTGGTTACCCTGGCAGCCCTCTTCGGCTTTCTCGGATGGACCGGAACCGCCTTGAGTGTTGTTACCAGTATTATGACCGGGCTCACCCTGGGGGTGGGCATTGATTATGCGATTCACTACATCTCCATGTACCGCTACCTCAAGAAGTCCGGAAGCAACCGTCCCGCTGGTGAGGCCCTGGACTACGTGGCCACGCCGGTGTTAGCCAATGCCCTGGGGCTTGCGGTGGGGTTTTCGGTGATGATTCTATCGCCCTTCCAGATTCACGTAACCCTCTCCCAGCTCATGTGGCTAACCATGGTTCTCAGCGCCTTTCTGAGTCTATCCCTGCTTCCAACCCTCCTGGGCGCCCGAAAGGAGCCCCCGGCGGACCAGCCGCTTGGGTAA
- a CDS encoding efflux RND transporter permease subunit, whose amino-acid sequence MSLISWYRRKRQFGVLFWLSFISIAGLAYQNLTMMAAEPSPLQGVVFIFTKDGISSYSLATIHLPEIERIALESERVKEIKAQSEVGSLEVELTGPSEGFEIEQILTLWNQMQFYANRHSLRVSLSVPNRKVDQGGEIQNIQSALNGIASDGMQLRFALSFPESVHQEIAGIRSLIYALQGNPGVVQYQITGIPQQEYLVELKKPGFQSDRDLLQELHQYAAITDSISRGVKPLSVFSRSEARVPIPVFTRSSGNLLDSIHSWLGNQAVEGYSIAPATAKESASIVLVNGREALLVDCSIFQNSGSLSRVQELLGLLRTPEVLGFSKQTQALILQNPIVQKNSFFSVYFVQLGIGLALLSLFLMFYFRSLRIMLLFWSSLLIALGAVVVIYYVLGIPFTLLSLGMVVLSLGIVIDATLVYQGRLGESLKSHQNKAISRSAEDIFSSILTNTVVFLPLFFVIGSGQYLSQEIGLAFIIANLAGAFSALLFMPFALSISQPRSLTPVMRFTPFSLKPFHAARGILFGFTVLFVTALLGLLLLPGNISQGTSEHTLGQIHPRIQFLASKPLTFNDTSSFLSSIDAQLSRTPLSRRSIERIAEMREANGSITFYGLRIDPSETAGWHQELGSLLAPLAEVFGITLDFSKFGSSQSSLEVSSVGKSTIWQHMSSSGTTPLTVTLGGPTLETLISEAQRFLTVMKNHRGIRSGGFSRSNSGTISDSNTLSFWLDHEYLWNNHIEPMQISQALSHVSARSLPIIPENTIEPIYTIAESPVVLSSDFSQAMDSVKTPEQGFPLSKTMHLIPAETFFNTPITRRNQQYIVDLSFTLNPQILSIRAALGVTENLFDSINPAPGIQLLYDDIEVDRGDQAFPLWILGFSALVILCILIGHFESIRFGVLCFLTIPLSLGVSLSIIIITLGLSVGSGMGMLILTGLVVNDAILFISQLRDYPAKLLRGWYSPPAVLLSARRRAPQMISTSITTILSIIPGLIAQSLTPISFFWIQLGATLIIGMVVSTLFSLFVLPAILIVLGERAGRASCPPARSIRPA is encoded by the coding sequence ATGAGTCTTATTTCTTGGTATCGGCGAAAACGGCAATTTGGTGTTCTCTTTTGGCTGTCCTTCATCAGTATTGCAGGCTTAGCATACCAAAACCTCACCATGATGGCTGCTGAACCTTCTCCACTACAGGGTGTTGTCTTTATATTTACCAAGGATGGTATAAGTAGTTACAGCCTCGCTACCATTCATCTGCCCGAGATAGAACGAATAGCCCTTGAGTCGGAACGAGTTAAAGAAATAAAAGCACAGTCGGAGGTAGGTTCCCTCGAGGTTGAGCTCACTGGACCATCCGAGGGGTTTGAAATTGAGCAGATATTGACCCTTTGGAACCAGATGCAGTTCTATGCTAACCGGCATTCTCTTAGAGTTAGCCTTTCAGTACCAAACAGGAAAGTTGACCAGGGTGGAGAGATTCAGAACATTCAATCAGCTTTGAATGGTATTGCATCAGACGGAATGCAGCTTCGATTTGCCCTATCTTTTCCCGAATCAGTACATCAGGAAATTGCGGGTATTCGCAGCCTCATATACGCACTCCAAGGTAATCCCGGAGTGGTCCAATACCAGATAACAGGCATACCACAGCAAGAATACCTTGTTGAGCTGAAGAAACCTGGTTTTCAAAGTGATAGAGATCTCCTCCAAGAGCTGCACCAGTATGCAGCCATTACTGATTCAATTTCCCGGGGAGTGAAACCTCTCTCAGTGTTTAGCCGGAGTGAAGCCAGGGTTCCCATTCCAGTATTTACACGATCCTCGGGTAACTTATTGGATAGTATTCACTCCTGGCTCGGTAACCAGGCAGTTGAAGGATATTCAATTGCACCAGCCACGGCGAAGGAATCTGCCAGCATCGTCCTGGTTAATGGACGAGAAGCACTTCTTGTGGACTGTAGTATTTTTCAAAACAGCGGAAGCCTATCCAGGGTGCAGGAATTACTTGGGCTTCTGCGAACACCCGAGGTTCTCGGTTTTTCGAAACAGACCCAGGCATTGATTCTTCAGAATCCAATTGTTCAGAAGAATTCCTTTTTTTCGGTGTATTTCGTCCAATTAGGTATTGGGTTAGCTCTACTCAGTCTCTTCTTAATGTTCTATTTTCGTTCTCTTCGAATTATGCTTTTGTTTTGGTCCAGTCTTCTTATTGCACTTGGGGCAGTGGTGGTTATCTATTATGTACTAGGAATTCCATTTACCCTGTTATCATTAGGTATGGTGGTGCTTTCTTTGGGAATTGTGATTGATGCCACCTTGGTGTATCAGGGACGATTGGGGGAAAGTCTTAAATCACACCAAAATAAGGCTATTTCACGCAGCGCAGAGGATATTTTCAGTTCGATACTTACAAATACGGTTGTCTTTCTTCCCCTTTTCTTTGTAATCGGTTCGGGTCAATACTTGTCACAGGAAATTGGCCTGGCCTTTATTATTGCCAACCTGGCCGGAGCATTTTCCGCCCTCTTGTTCATGCCATTCGCACTCAGTATTTCTCAGCCGAGATCCTTAACACCGGTAATGAGGTTTACTCCTTTTAGCTTGAAACCCTTTCATGCTGCACGAGGGATTCTATTCGGATTTACGGTCCTATTTGTAACAGCCTTGCTCGGGTTATTACTGCTACCCGGGAATATTTCACAAGGTACTTCGGAACACACTCTTGGTCAGATACATCCGAGGATTCAGTTTCTCGCATCAAAACCACTAACATTCAATGATACATCCAGCTTCCTGTCATCAATAGATGCTCAATTGAGCCGGACTCCTCTCAGCCGGCGGAGTATTGAACGGATTGCCGAGATGAGAGAGGCGAATGGCTCAATCACCTTTTATGGATTACGCATAGACCCCTCTGAAACTGCTGGATGGCACCAAGAACTTGGTAGCTTGCTGGCTCCCCTAGCCGAAGTCTTTGGGATAACACTTGATTTTTCTAAGTTTGGCAGCTCTCAATCCTCTTTAGAGGTGTCATCGGTAGGCAAGTCAACCATATGGCAGCATATGAGTTCTTCTGGAACCACCCCTTTGACGGTGACCCTTGGAGGTCCAACCCTGGAAACCTTAATTAGTGAAGCCCAGCGCTTTTTAACTGTGATGAAAAACCACCGAGGTATTCGTTCGGGGGGGTTCTCTAGATCAAACTCCGGCACCATTTCTGACTCCAATACCCTCAGTTTCTGGTTGGATCATGAGTACCTCTGGAATAACCACATTGAACCCATGCAGATTTCCCAGGCACTTTCACATGTGTCGGCGAGAAGCCTTCCTATCATCCCAGAAAATACCATTGAGCCGATCTATACCATCGCCGAGTCTCCGGTGGTATTATCCTCAGATTTTTCTCAAGCTATGGACTCGGTTAAAACCCCGGAGCAGGGATTCCCCCTAAGCAAAACAATGCACCTTATACCCGCCGAAACCTTCTTCAATACCCCCATTACTCGCCGTAATCAGCAGTATATTGTCGATCTTTCCTTTACCCTCAACCCGCAGATTCTTAGCATACGGGCCGCACTGGGTGTCACCGAAAACCTGTTCGACAGCATCAACCCAGCACCGGGGATCCAATTACTGTACGATGATATAGAAGTGGATAGAGGCGACCAGGCATTTCCCCTTTGGATTCTTGGTTTCAGTGCGCTGGTGATTCTCTGTATCCTCATCGGCCACTTTGAGTCCATCCGCTTCGGTGTACTCTGTTTTTTAACCATACCACTATCTCTTGGAGTTTCTCTTTCAATTATTATCATAACCCTCGGCTTGTCTGTTGGTTCGGGAATGGGCATGCTCATTTTGACTGGACTCGTAGTAAATGATGCAATCCTGTTCATCTCTCAACTCAGAGATTATCCAGCAAAACTCCTCCGTGGATGGTACAGCCCCCCGGCGGTACTCCTAAGCGCCCGGCGCAGGGCACCACAAATGATATCTACTAGCATCACCACAATTTTAAGTATCATCCCCGGACTTATCGCCCAGAGTTTGACACCTATCAGCTTTTTCTGGATTCAGTTAGGGGCAACCCTAATAATCGGAATGGTAGTGTCAACCTTGTTTTCCCTCTTTGTTCTTCCGGCAATTTTAATTGTGCTTGGAGAGCGTGCAGGTCGGGCATCTTGCCCTCCAGCCCGGAGTATCAGACCAGCCTGA
- a CDS encoding secondary thiamine-phosphate synthase enzyme YjbQ translates to MTIHQRTITLPPHPRGFHLITRIIQNQMPELSTIQAGLAHIHILHTSASLTLNENADPDVRQDMETIFNHLVPENSRDYIHTMEGSDDMPAHAKASILGSSVTLPITQGRFALGTWQGIYLCEHRNRGGSRSLVITLFGN, encoded by the coding sequence ATGACCATCCATCAGCGAACCATAACCCTGCCGCCCCATCCCCGGGGGTTCCATCTGATCACCAGGATCATTCAGAACCAGATGCCGGAATTATCCACCATCCAAGCCGGCCTGGCCCACATCCATATTTTACACACCAGTGCCAGTCTCACCCTGAACGAAAACGCCGATCCGGATGTCCGGCAAGATATGGAAACCATCTTTAACCACCTGGTTCCCGAGAACAGCCGGGACTACATCCATACCATGGAAGGATCTGACGATATGCCCGCCCATGCTAAGGCAAGCATTCTGGGAAGCTCAGTCACCCTGCCCATTACCCAAGGACGGTTTGCCCTGGGCACCTGGCAGGGAATATACCTCTGTGAACACCGCAACCGCGGGGGCTCCCGCAGCTTGGTTATTACCCTTTTCGGGAACTGA
- a CDS encoding efflux RND transporter permease subunit: MNLPNVFPTIQRPLTSIMAFLLLVLISLLAAWGLSVQVFPADSSSQIAIVFSAPGESPAVMADQVVLPFERILNTLSTVEALDSVTYSGYGRSVVRFASRRLLEQALPEIERQLTLFEPGIGSVSGGVQSTEGRGGSFGLGLEKKILRLDGNSRPVLTYSISTNSADIYQLSQAVQDLIIPRLEQHALIAFVTAEGLAKENVALVVDRLELTRQNSNLSLLEDKLQDQILPPATLQFEQQQANLALLYGPGYHAAGLENQEVFELPGEILGSIHRSMTQPSRIISGKSQPGILLRISKRHSADVVDAVKSSQEILNKIQDELSIQGMNITYEEVENSAAFIDESIQLVGQSLVFSLLLTGIVLYFILGSLSYALPVAVTIPSAFLFSLLGFRIFGISLNLLSLAGLILAIGLVVDNGIVVIEAFDRQLRLGRPRRQALSLGLYEVTVPMITSTITTIAALIPLFFLSEQLSSLFTDLSGAIILALLSSLFSSLVILPNMLYATRKRKTFQKRVDWSWFFLERWYQKSIRWLGARRWLPFLILIVVIFLGIVSLLVSPKGFLSQPGSDVQVINFYCPRFYQGDFTDVWVEDLSNELHGIVGDQAQYFLSLNNRFDETVGLPSQSRGWGYVMIVGPGSEISTLTPRLELSLRRADPLMAMDPIIQKKNPIEYLLALESQKNEIRISGYDLEQISLVSNLLRDELNQMGVTPRVSDQGSVPSPGLEITPGPGYDTQAIIEQLLPKVEQYLHVGSIETLDGRSIALVHKDQYRSAQNLFQDIQMAVSRLGLDPYLKVRVVEGPVRLTSERGRYVTRIASTPGIPMAEIAESFSVQQRQTLEQSDVWVEYHSGLSRSVTSARELSLAGVFIILTITLVLLAQFENLRKVGAILLSIPFSMGAAAVAVLLLGVTADVMVMIGLVFIIGICVNDSILLGSSLDQSVNPSQPSYPEDMHSFARRASRRFRPIWMTTLTSLGGILPMVFLSGSLGMLWRPLSLTLLFGLAAATIMSIWILPFGLSSQGGFLDKNKTAGDSSP, encoded by the coding sequence ATGAATCTTCCTAATGTGTTTCCTACAATTCAGCGACCCCTGACTTCTATTATGGCGTTCCTACTATTAGTCCTCATCAGTTTGCTTGCTGCATGGGGGCTATCGGTTCAAGTATTTCCCGCTGATAGTTCGAGCCAGATAGCCATTGTGTTTTCAGCGCCGGGGGAATCCCCGGCAGTTATGGCAGACCAGGTAGTCCTACCCTTTGAGCGAATCCTGAATACACTTTCGACTGTTGAGGCCTTGGATTCGGTTACCTATTCAGGATACGGGCGCAGTGTGGTGCGATTTGCAAGTCGCAGACTTCTCGAACAAGCTTTGCCGGAAATCGAACGTCAGTTAACGTTGTTTGAGCCAGGGATCGGATCGGTGTCTGGGGGTGTTCAGTCTACGGAGGGAAGAGGCGGTTCATTTGGCCTTGGGCTAGAGAAGAAGATACTGAGGTTAGATGGAAACTCAAGACCCGTTCTCACCTATTCAATTTCTACAAACTCCGCTGACATATATCAACTCAGTCAGGCTGTGCAAGATTTAATCATTCCCAGGCTTGAACAGCATGCACTCATAGCCTTTGTCACTGCCGAAGGATTAGCCAAGGAAAATGTGGCTCTGGTGGTGGATCGATTAGAGCTTACCCGGCAGAACAGCAATCTCTCTCTGCTCGAAGATAAACTACAGGACCAGATTCTTCCTCCTGCCACCCTCCAGTTTGAACAGCAACAAGCAAATCTGGCTCTATTGTATGGACCTGGTTACCATGCAGCAGGGTTAGAAAACCAAGAAGTTTTTGAGCTTCCCGGTGAGATCCTCGGAAGCATTCACCGAAGTATGACCCAACCGAGCAGAATCATCTCTGGAAAGTCTCAGCCGGGAATCTTATTACGCATTTCTAAGCGGCATAGTGCTGATGTGGTAGATGCGGTGAAATCCTCCCAAGAAATTTTGAATAAGATCCAAGACGAACTATCGATTCAAGGAATGAATATTACCTATGAGGAGGTGGAAAATAGTGCAGCGTTCATAGATGAATCGATTCAGCTGGTGGGTCAATCACTGGTGTTTAGCCTTCTGTTAACTGGTATTGTACTTTATTTTATCTTAGGAAGCTTGTCCTACGCCCTACCGGTTGCTGTTACCATACCATCAGCATTTCTATTTAGCCTTCTCGGCTTCCGGATCTTCGGCATATCTTTAAACCTGCTCTCCCTCGCAGGTCTGATTCTGGCGATTGGTCTTGTGGTGGACAATGGGATTGTCGTTATCGAGGCTTTTGATAGGCAGCTTCGCCTTGGAAGGCCACGAAGGCAGGCATTGAGCCTGGGACTCTATGAAGTAACCGTACCAATGATAACCTCAACAATTACCACTATAGCCGCCTTGATACCACTATTTTTTCTCTCTGAACAATTATCATCTCTTTTTACTGATCTTTCCGGGGCGATTATTTTAGCATTACTGAGCAGCCTTTTCAGCTCTCTGGTAATTTTACCCAATATGCTCTACGCGACTCGGAAGCGGAAGACCTTTCAGAAAAGGGTAGATTGGAGTTGGTTTTTTCTGGAACGCTGGTATCAGAAAAGCATCCGCTGGCTGGGTGCACGCCGATGGCTTCCATTCCTAATACTCATCGTGGTGATTTTTTTGGGTATAGTATCCCTTCTGGTAAGTCCCAAAGGGTTTTTATCTCAGCCGGGCTCAGATGTACAGGTTATTAATTTTTACTGTCCGAGATTTTATCAGGGTGATTTTACCGATGTCTGGGTTGAGGATCTTAGCAATGAGCTTCATGGAATTGTTGGTGATCAGGCTCAGTATTTTCTCAGCTTAAACAACCGGTTTGATGAGACGGTGGGACTTCCATCCCAAAGCAGGGGCTGGGGATATGTCATGATTGTGGGTCCAGGCTCGGAGATCTCTACTCTCACCCCAAGGCTTGAGCTATCCCTTCGAAGGGCGGATCCCCTCATGGCAATGGACCCCATCATCCAGAAAAAGAATCCCATAGAGTATCTTCTGGCTTTAGAATCCCAGAAAAACGAAATTCGGATCAGTGGATACGATCTTGAACAGATTTCTCTTGTATCCAACCTATTACGGGATGAATTGAATCAGATGGGGGTCACTCCACGAGTAAGTGACCAGGGCAGCGTTCCGTCTCCGGGATTAGAGATTACTCCCGGGCCGGGATATGATACCCAGGCCATCATTGAGCAGCTGTTGCCAAAGGTAGAGCAGTACCTGCATGTAGGGAGCATTGAGACCCTGGATGGCCGCAGCATTGCTCTTGTTCACAAGGACCAATATCGGTCTGCTCAGAATCTCTTTCAAGATATACAAATGGCGGTATCACGGTTGGGTCTTGATCCCTATCTTAAGGTGCGTGTAGTGGAAGGCCCTGTCCGGCTAACCAGTGAACGGGGCCGATATGTTACCCGAATTGCCAGCACCCCTGGCATTCCCATGGCGGAGATCGCCGAGAGTTTTTCTGTTCAGCAGCGGCAGACCCTTGAACAATCCGATGTTTGGGTGGAGTACCATTCAGGATTATCCCGTTCTGTTACCAGCGCCCGGGAACTATCTCTGGCAGGTGTATTCATCATTTTAACAATTACTCTCGTCCTATTGGCCCAGTTTGAGAACCTCAGGAAGGTTGGGGCAATCCTTCTTTCTATTCCATTTTCCATGGGAGCAGCTGCAGTGGCCGTCCTATTGTTAGGGGTAACAGCAGATGTCATGGTAATGATCGGGCTGGTTTTCATTATTGGAATTTGTGTGAATGATTCTATACTCCTCGGCAGTTCTCTAGATCAGTCTGTTAATCCATCTCAACCTAGCTACCCGGAAGATATGCACTCCTTTGCGAGGCGCGCTAGTCGGCGGTTCCGACCCATATGGATGACCACTCTCACCTCCCTGGGTGGGATTCTCCCGATGGTATTCTTATCAGGGTCCCTTGGCATGCTATGGCGGCCCTTGAGTCTAACCCTTCTTTTTGGCCTTGCTGCCGCGACCATTATGAGTATCTGGATTCTCCCCTTCGGACTCTCTTCACAGGGTGGATTTCTGGATAAAAATAAGACAGCAGGGGATAGTTCTCCATGA